Genomic segment of Terriglobia bacterium:
CATTCCGCCGGGCGCGGCCGGCGCCGACCTCGATCCGCGAGTTGAAGCCTACGTGAAAGAACACGCCGTCCCGTTGTAGTAACTGAAGGCATTCGCCCGGAATGGTTCGGAACGCGGCGGAGTGACTCATGGACAGCGTCCGGCACGAGATCAGGCTGAATCGAGTTCTTAGCATATCGATCGTGCTCGGTATAACGTTCGGATCCGTTACCTCGCTCCCGGGACGCCTTTCAGCGCAAAGCCAGGAAGTGTCCGGCTCGCTGCATTCCAGGCGGATGGCAGACGGCAAACGATGGACCACCCAGAATCTGAACTTCAGGACGGAAACGTCCTACTGTTACGACAACGCCGAACTGAATTGCCGCCGGTACGGCCGTTTGTACACCTGGGAGTCAGCGCGGCAGGCATGCGAATTATTGGGAGATGGATGGCGGTTGCCGACGAACGACGAATGGCGGCAACTGGCGGAGCACTACGGTGGGCTGCTTGAGGAGTCGCAGGAAAGAGGTAAATTGACATTCAAGGCGCTCGCCCTCGGAGGCAACTCGGGATTCAATGCCGTCTTCGGCGGTGGCCGCTCGCTTGACGGCCAATTTGCGCGGCTGGATGCGCATGGATTCTACTGGACGGCAACTGAAAGCGGCGGGGGTACCGCGTGGTTTTACAACTTTGGCAAGGGCAGGCACGCACTCAATCGCCATAACGACGGTGAGAAGCAGAGAGCGTTTTCCGTCCGATGTGTCAGGGAGCCATGACTGAAAACTCCCCTGCAGTTGTTCTATCCTCAAAAACCGACGGCACAACTTGGGTGCCTGGCTACCGGCTCTCCTTTACTGCCGCCCGTAGGTTCGATTGCCGTACCCTCCGCAGTTTTAGAAGCCAGGAAGGGGCACACAAGACGACGCCAGCCAGCAACCCGCAGATCGCGCCCACCCAGCGGCTGCCCTCGCTCAAAATAACTCCGCAAAGGACAGAAACGCCGAGCAACCCAACGATCCATTCTGAAAAGAAGTATCCGAGCCGCTCCCCTTTCGTCATATTTGACCACTCCCTGTCGGGCGTTCGAAAAGTGGACCCGCACTTCGGGCAGTTCCCCAGCTCCTGGCCAACCCGAGGCGAGGTGACGACGCGGGATTCCAGATGCTTCCCACATGAGGGGCACCGGTAGGACTTGTATCGTATTGTAGTGTACATGTTGCACCACACAGCGCGGACTCTAACGCGT
This window contains:
- a CDS encoding FISUMP domain-containing protein; the encoded protein is MDSVRHEIRLNRVLSISIVLGITFGSVTSLPGRLSAQSQEVSGSLHSRRMADGKRWTTQNLNFRTETSYCYDNAELNCRRYGRLYTWESARQACELLGDGWRLPTNDEWRQLAEHYGGLLEESQERGKLTFKALALGGNSGFNAVFGGGRSLDGQFARLDAHGFYWTATESGGGTAWFYNFGKGRHALNRHNDGEKQRAFSVRCVREP